The Temnothorax longispinosus isolate EJ_2023e chromosome 4, Tlon_JGU_v1, whole genome shotgun sequence genome has a window encoding:
- the LOC139811273 gene encoding uncharacterized protein — MAKQQQTHMSLDEIIEIRNPDFEGSNGHYAQFSVPPQQATSRNWGDYVPGQARHHLASQPIHSNPSGIQPVTPMTPTSLYMQDMPNYDAATTDSMYFSSQATVNHLGIIENTGLIGTINVRGGNYINVYGNASQIMAEQCCLSNVTPYSNQNIVNQEYGLFNAQRMTVASEMPNPNVNGKRLIDNVAGNWVPNQSGTYSPFGGSPNITPVPQAVRDVREGEDLPSRNISDSQYKKPRMVAEVKPMRPSYSDVLTKSAPTSSSPLTVQPVKPKIIEMAGKKISNKNVKTKNKPALLKRQNSSGSDDHSSPKMQISRKVLEKNSSNLPRRWVSLDNLGSQSTDSRQINAFDRTDQFYSERKKSDKRSSKKAEKNETLNNTKVQNSNPKTAGNIPKRPIQINNNLNTINTSSQTVSSEKMEKNQQIINKVTKEDKKTLKEKNPKRFQAEKAQQQIKKGQRSRKRENRESSIKDLYKNLNKYATRWSKILLKIFYWLLHLISDVVSMSANLVIQLGKCAWYHTILYLKCWCMYVAVTFCKIRILNAIGKQLDNWFGSSKFAFWRKVNTKKNEEREDSGNWIHGGLETNIALPSTGEEAMKRLLACKGKDPYSILGVTPTCSDDDIKKYYKRQAFLVHPDKNNQPGAEEAFKILVHAFDIIGEPERRQAFDQTRQVEAAWGELSDLLSQLHRKMEQAANTIRCTNCGLRHKRIPTQRPCYAARFCNQCKIRHSAKEGDIWAESRLMGFLWHYYACMEGAVYDVTDWAACQAGNLKHLRANTHSVQYRIVLGQRLPSQTSSSGKKRQQIDPNTSEADFEDFLNNLYNHSKSAGVNTSGDQNSFRGDSRRRKTKRKK; from the exons ATGGCGAAACAACAACAAACCCACATGTCCTTGGATGAGATTATCGAAATTAGGAATCCAGATTTTGAAGGTTCAAACGGTCATTATGCTCAGTTCAGCGTTCCTCCGCAGCAAGCCACCTCTCGCAATTGGGGAGATTACGTACCTGGACAAGCTAGACATCACCTTGCCAGTCAACCCATACATTCTAATCCTTCTGGAATACAGCCAGTGACACCGATGACACCGACGTCTCTGTACATGCAAGATATGCCCAACTACGATGCTGCGACCACCGATTCGATGTACTTTTCATCACAGGCAACAGTAAATCACCTAGGCATTATCGAGAATACTGGTTTAATCGGTACTATTAATGTCAGAGGTGGCAACTATATAAACGTTTATGGAAACGCCTCTCAAATTATGGCTGAACAATGTTGTCTTTCAAACGTGACACCTTACTCTAATCAAAACATCGTTAATCAGGAGTATGGGCTTTTCAACGCTCAACGTATGACCGTAGCATCCGAGATGCCAAATCCAAACGTTAATGGGAAACGGCTGATCGACAATGTAGCTGGAAATTGGGTGCCGAACCAATCTGGTACTTACAGTCCGTTTGGCGGGTCTCCCAATATCACACCCGTACCGCAAGCTGTACGGGATGTAAGAGAAGGCGAAGATTTACCTTCTAGAAATATATCGGACTCTCAATACAAGAAACCAAGGATGGTGGCCGAAGTGAAACCTATGCGACCTTCTTACTCGGACGTTTTAACAAAATCTGCACCAACTTCGTCGTCTCCGTTGACGGTTCAGCCCGTGAAACCGAAAATAATCGAGATGGCAGGCAAGAAAATTTCCAACAAAAATGTCAAGACCAAAAATAAGCCCGCGCTGTTGAAAAGACAGAACTCGTCTGGTAGCGACGATCACAGTTCTCcgaaaatgcaaatttctagaaaagttttagaaaaaaattcttccaACCTTCCAAGACGGTGGGTGTCGCTCGACAACCTCGGTTCACAGTCCACCGATTCTCGTCAGATAAACGCTTTCGATAGAACTGATCAGTTTTATTCGGAAAGGAAGAAATCTGATAAGAGATCGTCTAAGAAAGCAGAAAAGAACGAGACTCTTAACAATACCAAGGTACAAAACAGTAATCCGAAAACTGCGGGAAATATTCCGAAACGTCCGATACAGATAAACAATAACTTGAATACAATCAATACATCCAGTCAGACGGTTTCGTctgaaaaaatggaaaagaatcaacaaattataaataaagtcaCTAAAGAGGATAAGAAGACACTCAAGGAAAAAAATCCTAAACGTTTTCAAGCCGAGAAGGCTCAGCAGCAGATTAAGAAGGGACAGAGAAGCAGAAAAAGGGAAAACAGAGAATCTtctattaaagatttatataaaaacttgaATAAGTACGCGACTCGTTGGAGCAAAATTCTATTGAAAATCTTTTATTGGCTACTACATTTAATCTCCGATGTAGTTAGCATGAGCGCCAACCTGGTTATTCAGCT TGGTAAATGCGCTTGGTACCACACCATACTTTATTTAAAGTGCTGGTGCATGTACGTGGCTGtgacattttgtaaaattcgtaTCTTAAACGCTATTGGTAAACAATTGGACAATTGGTTCGGAAGTAGTAAGTTTGCGTTCTGGCGAAAAGTAAACACTAAGAAGAACGAGGAGAGAGAAGACAGTGGCAATTGGATTCACGGTGGGCTAGAAACTAATATCGCGTTACCCAGTACCGGCGAAGAAGCCATGAAAAGATTATTAGCGTGCAAGGGAAAGGATCCTTACAGCATACTCGGTGTTACGCCAACGTGCTCGGAcgacgatataaaaaaatattacaagagACAAGCCTTTCTAGTACATCCGGATAAAAATAACCAGCCAGGAGCAGAGGAAGCATTCAAAATATTGGTACATGCCTTCGATATCATTGGGGAACCG GAACGTAGGCAAGCCTTCGATCAAACTAGGCAGGTCGAAGCGGCTTGGGGTGAGCTAAGTGACTTGCTGTCGCAACTTCATCGAAAGATGGAACAGGCAGCAAATACAATAAGATGTACAAATTGCGGCTTGAGACACAAACGTATCCCTACGCAACGTCCTTGTTATGCCGCGCGATTTTGCAATCAATGCAAAATACGTCACAGTGCGAAAGAG GGTGATATCTGGGCAGAGTCTCGTTTAATGGGTTTCCTATGGCACTATTACGCATGTATGGAAGGAGCGGTGTACGATGTGACTGACTGGGCAGCTTGCCAAGCTGGGAATCTCAAACATCTTAGAGCGAATACGCATAGTGTCCAATATAGAATCGTCTTAGGACAAAGACTACCGTCTCAAACGTCCAGTAGCGGTAAAAAACGGCAACAGATAGATCCCAATACAAG cGAAGCGGATTTCGAGGATTTCCTAAACAATCTCTACAACCATAGCAAATCTGCTGGCGTTAATACATCGGGGGATCAAAATTCTTTCAGAGGTGACAGCAGACGACGCAAAACTAAGCGTAAGAAGTAG